Proteins from a genomic interval of Candidatus Nanosynbacter sp. HMT-352:
- a CDS encoding NUDIX hydrolase produces MKIDNSFPTVFWGKDKSTKAQFCPCEEIFDSSPVTSCMVCVVHENKILLAKPPRGWGLPGGRMELGETPEDCARREVYEETSVELNSLKLIGAWHIEKLFHSEYNGRYPDRAYQLLFLADVKRIDDFVASHESSAREFVEFDKVQDYHHDFANFAEIMRYIRKCII; encoded by the coding sequence ATGAAAATTGACAATAGTTTTCCAACTGTTTTTTGGGGCAAAGACAAGTCGACGAAAGCTCAATTTTGTCCGTGCGAAGAGATTTTCGACTCCTCGCCTGTGACATCGTGTATGGTTTGTGTAGTTCATGAAAATAAAATACTTCTGGCCAAGCCACCGCGTGGCTGGGGTTTGCCAGGTGGCCGTATGGAATTAGGAGAAACACCAGAAGATTGTGCGCGGCGCGAGGTGTATGAGGAAACATCCGTTGAACTAAATTCTCTAAAATTGATTGGTGCTTGGCATATTGAAAAGCTATTTCATTCTGAATATAACGGTAGATACCCTGATAGGGCATATCAGCTGCTTTTTCTGGCTGATGTAAAACGAATAGATGATTTTGTAGCTTCGCACGAATCGTCAGCCAGGGAGTTTGTGGAATTTGATAAAGTACAAGACTATCACCATGATTTTGCTAATTTTGCTGAGATTATGAGATACATTAGGAAGTGTATAATATGA
- a CDS encoding exodeoxyribonuclease VII small subunit, translating to MNNDMTIEQMMAELNERIAWFQGDDFNLDEAKQRFIEARELSKKITATLEDMRHDIEVLSEDFNAE from the coding sequence GTGAACAACGATATGACGATTGAGCAAATGATGGCTGAATTGAACGAGCGAATCGCGTGGTTTCAAGGCGATGATTTTAATCTGGATGAGGCGAAACAGAGATTTATTGAGGCGAGAGAGTTATCAAAAAAAATTACTGCCACTCTGGAAGATATGCGACATGATATCGAGGTTCTTAGCGAGGATTTTAACGCTGAGTAA
- a CDS encoding glycine--tRNA ligase: protein MSQAKMEDIISLCKRRGFIYQGSDVYGGLSGTWDYGPLGVQLKRNIMNLWWRMFVGERDDIYGVDAAILMNPKVWKASGHVDTFVDPLCEDTVNHRRYRTDHILKDNGVDADGLTMEQMDEVIAERGIKSPDGNPLSKSRTFNMMFKTNVGATESEDSVAYLRPETAQGIFTNFKNVVDSFYPDLPFGIAQQGKAFRNEIAPRDFVFRSREFEQMEIEYFVNPENWQEAFDELLKSTHEFLEALGLDPRNIHELDVPAEDRAHYSKKTIDIEYDFPIGKEELMGIAYRTDFDLMNIQRVSGKSMEYTIKGTNEKFVPHVIEPSFGVERALMAVLSSAYREDEQNGSKRVYLALPEHLAPVKFAVSPLLKNKPELVEKAREIYTNLSKKNPGRVMWDDNGNIGKRYRRQDEIGTPHCVVIDFQTLEDDTVTVRERDTTEQRRVNIKDLV from the coding sequence ATGAGTCAAGCAAAAATGGAAGATATTATTAGCCTGTGTAAGCGTCGCGGTTTTATTTATCAGGGCTCTGATGTTTACGGCGGTTTGTCTGGAACGTGGGATTATGGTCCGCTTGGCGTTCAATTGAAGCGCAATATTATGAATTTATGGTGGCGAATGTTTGTTGGCGAGCGCGACGATATATATGGCGTCGATGCGGCAATTTTGATGAATCCGAAAGTCTGGAAGGCGAGTGGACATGTTGATACGTTTGTCGATCCATTGTGTGAAGATACGGTTAATCATCGGCGTTATCGTACGGATCATATCCTTAAAGACAATGGGGTTGATGCTGACGGTTTGACGATGGAGCAAATGGATGAAGTAATTGCGGAACGGGGAATTAAAAGCCCAGACGGAAATCCACTAAGTAAATCTCGCACGTTCAATATGATGTTTAAGACGAATGTTGGTGCTACCGAAAGTGAAGACAGCGTTGCATATCTTCGTCCAGAAACGGCTCAGGGAATTTTTACCAATTTTAAGAACGTTGTTGATAGTTTTTATCCAGACTTGCCGTTTGGAATTGCTCAGCAGGGCAAGGCGTTTCGTAATGAAATTGCGCCGCGAGATTTTGTTTTTCGCAGTCGCGAGTTTGAGCAAATGGAGATTGAGTATTTTGTCAATCCAGAAAATTGGCAGGAAGCGTTTGATGAATTGTTGAAGTCGACGCACGAGTTTTTGGAGGCGTTGGGATTAGATCCTAGGAATATTCACGAGCTGGATGTTCCGGCGGAAGACAGGGCGCATTACAGTAAGAAGACGATTGACATTGAATATGATTTTCCAATTGGCAAGGAAGAGCTGATGGGAATTGCATATCGGACTGATTTTGACCTGATGAACATTCAGCGCGTCAGCGGAAAGAGTATGGAATATACGATCAAGGGGACGAATGAGAAGTTTGTACCGCACGTGATTGAGCCGAGTTTTGGCGTCGAGCGAGCGCTGATGGCGGTCTTGTCGAGCGCTTATCGCGAGGACGAGCAGAATGGCAGTAAACGTGTTTATTTGGCGCTTCCAGAACATTTGGCGCCGGTTAAATTTGCCGTTTCGCCGCTACTTAAGAATAAGCCGGAACTGGTGGAGAAGGCGCGTGAAATTTACACCAACCTATCTAAGAAAAATCCTGGACGTGTTATGTGGGATGACAATGGAAACATCGGTAAGCGTTATCGCCGTCAGGATGAAATTGGTACGCCGCACTGCGTGGTTATTGATTTTCAGACGCTGGAAGATGACACCGTTACTGTTCGTGAGCGAGATACGACGGAGCAGAGGCGAGTTAATATAAAAGATCTCGTATAG
- a CDS encoding NUDIX hydrolase, translating to MSNAINGQLITHDSEGAIKRDYLYRVSIKALIYNDAGQILVVKEDGRPLWDLPGGGMDYGETFESALKRELYEEVGYKGNLRYQLFDASDEIYVERIDANQICFSCRVWTENFDFSAGVDADEVMFIDPEELRLQESESGAPIRYNVHLKWQKLCGANSLPTE from the coding sequence ATGTCAAACGCCATAAACGGACAACTCATCACGCACGATTCAGAAGGTGCTATCAAGCGCGATTACCTCTATCGTGTTTCCATAAAGGCTCTGATTTATAATGATGCTGGGCAGATTTTGGTTGTTAAAGAGGACGGGCGGCCGCTTTGGGATCTTCCTGGCGGCGGAATGGATTATGGTGAAACTTTTGAGTCGGCATTGAAGCGGGAATTATATGAAGAGGTTGGCTATAAGGGCAATCTTCGCTATCAGCTTTTTGATGCGTCGGACGAGATTTATGTTGAGCGAATTGATGCTAATCAAATTTGTTTTTCTTGTCGTGTGTGGACGGAAAATTTTGATTTTTCAGCGGGCGTTGATGCGGACGAAGTAATGTTTATAGATCCTGAAGAGCTGCGACTCCAAGAGAGCGAGTCGGGTGCGCCGATTCGATATAACGTGCATTTGAAGTGGCAGAAATTGTGTGGCGCAAATAGTTTGCCGACAGAATAG
- a CDS encoding lysylphosphatidylglycerol synthase transmembrane domain-containing protein, whose protein sequence is MKIMLPKVLQLLKSPRAIMSVLTLVVLAIIIFLSRHELVKAWNLFLHADLWLLFLLLPFQIIVYFAGGEMIFSYLREKNLIHHISRLEQTRIALELNLVNHIFPSGGVSGISYTTWRMHKLGVSSARSTFAQVIRYVTGFLSLLVLLVIAVLALAIDGKVNRYIVAASFLLIIVVLALTFGLIFVFSSKRRMQATAAGLSRFINTLVKIATLGKKRRVMKSKKVEEFFVDMQDDFQDLSNHPKLLIKPMIWGTVYTVFDVAMFAVAFLSLGVFVNPAILMVGYGVAGLAAIVVFTPGGTGVYETIMIIFLSMAGTPPDLAIAGIILTRAILLTGTIIFGYIFYQHALIKYGKPDDSQI, encoded by the coding sequence ATGAAGATTATGTTACCGAAGGTGTTGCAATTGTTGAAATCGCCACGAGCCATTATGAGCGTTTTGACGTTGGTGGTTTTGGCAATAATAATTTTTCTATCTCGGCATGAGCTAGTGAAGGCGTGGAATCTGTTTTTGCACGCGGATTTATGGCTATTGTTCTTGCTATTACCGTTTCAGATTATCGTGTACTTCGCTGGCGGCGAAATGATTTTTTCGTATTTAAGAGAGAAGAATCTGATTCATCATATTTCCAGGCTGGAGCAGACGAGGATTGCACTGGAGCTTAATTTGGTCAATCACATTTTTCCGTCGGGCGGAGTTAGCGGGATTTCGTATACGACGTGGCGAATGCATAAGCTTGGTGTGAGCTCGGCACGTTCGACATTTGCGCAGGTGATTCGTTACGTTACGGGATTTTTGTCGCTTTTGGTTTTGTTGGTGATTGCTGTGCTGGCGCTGGCTATCGACGGCAAGGTTAATCGTTATATCGTTGCGGCGAGTTTCTTGCTGATTATCGTGGTTTTGGCACTGACGTTTGGTCTGATTTTTGTGTTTTCGTCAAAGCGTCGTATGCAGGCAACTGCGGCTGGGCTGTCGAGGTTTATTAATACGCTAGTAAAAATTGCCACCTTAGGTAAGAAGCGACGAGTAATGAAGTCGAAGAAAGTCGAAGAGTTTTTTGTTGACATGCAGGACGATTTTCAAGATTTGTCCAATCATCCGAAACTTCTAATAAAACCGATGATTTGGGGAACTGTCTACACTGTTTTTGACGTGGCGATGTTTGCTGTGGCGTTTCTGTCGCTGGGTGTTTTTGTTAATCCGGCGATTCTGATGGTTGGATATGGCGTGGCGGGATTGGCGGCAATTGTCGTGTTTACTCCCGGCGGAACCGGCGTTTATGAAACTATTATGATTATTTTCTTAAGTATGGCAGGCACTCCGCCGGATTTGGCGATTGCTGGAATAATTTTGACGCGAGCAATTTTACTTACTGGCACGATTATCTTTGGCTATATTTTCTATCAACACGCACTGATTAAATACGGCAAGCCAGATGATTCCCAGATTTAG
- a CDS encoding SDR family NAD(P)-dependent oxidoreductase — MHIILGGTSGLGLEMAKQLRERGERVLVLGKTHNPQKHGEGFPLDVYYSDQVEAASARIEQILNGDDIDQFVWAAGYGWRGNFEDQPSVRSMAEVNFSGALPLVQWAWRKMSTQNRKSVLTIIGSTSSVKARSDEAVYVATKHAQAGLARSLGMQADEQKLPVRVALFLPGAMKTPFWNGRELPADYMFFNDPAKIATHIINAIDCQQQPFLEWALPKGTLV; from the coding sequence ATGCATATTATTCTTGGTGGGACGAGTGGGCTTGGATTAGAAATGGCGAAGCAGCTGCGGGAACGTGGCGAGCGTGTTTTGGTTTTAGGTAAAACGCATAATCCGCAGAAGCACGGTGAGGGCTTTCCTCTGGATGTTTATTATTCAGATCAAGTGGAAGCGGCGTCGGCGCGAATTGAACAGATCTTAAACGGTGATGATATTGATCAATTCGTGTGGGCAGCTGGTTATGGCTGGCGTGGCAATTTTGAAGATCAGCCGAGCGTTCGCAGTATGGCGGAAGTTAATTTTTCGGGCGCGTTGCCGCTGGTCCAATGGGCTTGGCGTAAGATGTCAACGCAGAATCGCAAGTCTGTATTGACGATTATCGGGTCGACAAGCAGTGTTAAAGCGCGCTCAGATGAAGCTGTGTATGTTGCGACGAAGCACGCTCAAGCGGGTTTGGCGCGAAGTTTGGGAATGCAGGCGGATGAGCAAAAATTACCAGTCAGAGTTGCGCTATTTCTTCCAGGCGCCATGAAAACGCCATTTTGGAACGGTCGAGAACTTCCGGCTGACTATATGTTTTTCAACGATCCTGCGAAAATTGCCACGCACATTATAAATGCGATTGATTGTCAACAGCAGCCATTCTTGGAATGGGCGTTGCCAAAAGGCACGTTGGTTTAG
- a CDS encoding sensor histidine kinase, which translates to MAGKEWSDADFGGLPSVLVAAHELKTPLALIRQLALLLDDDLTSSADKTQIQQRIIRTSEQALQLTIDLANSANLTPSLFPLEPVNPLALCQQVAMETKFNAMLYGRKVRWPKSGRNSQLILANRTLLGRILANFLNNALAYTEDGSEIKVSVKATKDAVRMSVRDFGPMMSLREYRLLLDEMETRKTVRTRPESSGLGIYVANQFARAMNGRIGLIRHRDGLTFYVEMPISRQLSLI; encoded by the coding sequence ATGGCAGGTAAAGAGTGGAGTGATGCTGATTTTGGAGGATTGCCGAGCGTTTTAGTGGCGGCACATGAGCTGAAAACGCCGCTGGCTTTGATTAGGCAATTAGCGCTACTGCTGGACGACGATTTGACTAGCTCTGCCGATAAAACTCAGATCCAGCAACGAATTATTCGGACTTCTGAGCAGGCGTTGCAGCTTACGATTGATTTGGCAAATTCAGCTAATTTAACGCCGTCGTTATTTCCGCTTGAGCCGGTCAACCCGTTGGCTTTATGTCAGCAAGTAGCGATGGAAACGAAGTTCAACGCAATGCTTTACGGACGAAAAGTTAGATGGCCTAAGAGCGGTCGAAATAGTCAATTGATATTAGCGAACCGAACACTTTTGGGGCGAATTTTAGCGAATTTTTTGAATAACGCGTTGGCGTATACGGAGGACGGATCGGAGATTAAGGTTTCGGTTAAGGCGACAAAAGATGCCGTGAGAATGAGCGTACGAGATTTTGGGCCGATGATGAGTTTGAGGGAATATCGGCTTTTGCTTGATGAAATGGAAACGCGAAAAACCGTGCGAACAAGGCCGGAAAGTAGCGGGCTGGGGATTTATGTGGCGAATCAATTTGCGCGGGCGATGAATGGGCGAATTGGTCTGATTCGTCATCGCGATGGACTGACTTTTTATGTAGAAATGCCAATTAGTCGGCAGCTGAGTTTGATATGA
- the xseA gene encoding exodeoxyribonuclease VII large subunit, with product MIPRFSVSNFIAVVNQTFDVAFAGMVEIEGEVSSFKSYPPKYAFFDLKDDDGLVRCFVGFSNLRTPIEDGMKVVVRAMPVLRDNGAFSLNVQEIRPLGKGSLKRSFELLKQKLTVEGLFNSERKRPLPQYPQRVAIISSTKAAGYADFMKISSERWGGVKFVVADVNVQGVNAADQAVRAISYFNQMPESPDVIVLIRGGGSAEDLASFNDEKLVRAVASSRIPTMTGIGHEIDESLCDLAADVRAATPSNAAQLLFPDEREVVRHLHYRLIDAKDSICRAVEEQSLNATMLQKEALKQWSSRVDTAVNATLSQQKVIAEYDPEMALRRGYAMIKGDLQIGNIVEITTKDIIMKARIENSEQRYDD from the coding sequence ATGATTCCCAGATTTAGCGTTAGCAATTTCATAGCAGTTGTCAATCAAACTTTTGACGTGGCTTTTGCTGGAATGGTTGAAATTGAGGGCGAGGTTTCTAGTTTCAAGTCTTATCCTCCGAAATACGCTTTTTTCGATCTGAAAGATGACGACGGCCTGGTTCGGTGTTTTGTTGGTTTTAGCAATTTACGTACGCCAATTGAAGATGGAATGAAAGTTGTCGTTCGAGCGATGCCGGTGCTTAGAGATAATGGCGCCTTTAGTCTGAACGTTCAAGAAATTCGCCCATTAGGTAAGGGAAGTTTGAAGCGAAGTTTTGAGCTTTTGAAGCAAAAATTGACAGTCGAGGGTTTGTTTAATTCTGAAAGAAAGCGTCCATTACCGCAATATCCTCAGAGAGTGGCTATTATTTCCAGTACAAAAGCGGCGGGATATGCTGACTTTATGAAGATTTCTAGCGAACGTTGGGGTGGTGTGAAATTTGTAGTCGCCGATGTTAATGTACAGGGCGTGAATGCTGCAGATCAAGCTGTTCGAGCAATATCATATTTTAATCAAATGCCAGAATCTCCAGATGTGATTGTTTTGATTCGTGGCGGTGGCAGTGCGGAAGATTTGGCGAGTTTTAACGATGAAAAACTGGTACGGGCGGTGGCGAGTAGCCGCATTCCGACAATGACTGGAATTGGTCATGAAATTGATGAGAGTTTATGTGATTTGGCGGCGGACGTTCGCGCAGCCACGCCGAGTAACGCCGCACAATTGCTGTTTCCTGATGAGCGAGAAGTGGTTCGGCATTTGCATTACAGACTAATTGACGCGAAAGACTCAATTTGTAGAGCTGTCGAAGAACAATCGCTTAATGCAACAATGTTGCAAAAAGAAGCGCTAAAACAGTGGTCAAGTCGTGTGGATACGGCTGTAAATGCAACATTGTCGCAACAAAAAGTCATCGCTGAGTATGATCCGGAAATGGCGCTGCGTCGTGGCTATGCAATGATCAAGGGCGATTTACAGATTGGTAATATTGTAGAGATTACAACAAAAGATATAATTATGAAAGCGAGGATTGAGAATAGTGAACAACGATATGACGATTGA
- a CDS encoding gluconeogenesis factor YvcK family protein: MTDSSNNDHFGVKIVVIGGGTGSFTLLSGLKKYTHSITALVNMVDDGGSTGVLRDELGVLPAGDVRQCLVALSTSPKVRDLFNYRFGEGSMKGHAFGNLFMAALEKMTGSFADAVELASEVLGVNGRVYPITLDDTTMSIKLKDGTVVDGQHAAESLKIPRGERPWLELKPPATINPRARQAILDADLVVIAPGLLYGSLAPALLVRGVTRALAETKAKKVYVCNLVTKPTQTDGFTVADFADEIERFSGVNMDYVLYNNHRPPEELIKKYAHDGEYLVEWDKELLKKKHYYASGKRLIADDVWVNTNSTSDPLAAQRSLIRHDADRVARELMRIYFA; encoded by the coding sequence ATGACAGATAGTTCGAATAATGATCATTTTGGGGTAAAAATTGTAGTTATTGGTGGCGGAACGGGAAGTTTCACGCTGCTTTCTGGATTGAAAAAATATACACACAGCATTACAGCGTTGGTCAATATGGTCGACGATGGCGGCTCAACTGGCGTGTTGCGCGATGAATTGGGCGTGTTGCCGGCGGGTGACGTCAGGCAATGCTTGGTGGCGCTGAGTACTTCGCCGAAAGTTCGCGATTTGTTCAATTACCGGTTCGGCGAGGGCAGTATGAAGGGTCACGCGTTTGGTAATTTGTTTATGGCGGCGCTAGAAAAGATGACAGGAAGTTTTGCTGATGCGGTGGAGTTGGCTAGTGAAGTTTTGGGCGTCAATGGCCGAGTTTATCCGATTACTCTGGACGACACAACGATGTCAATTAAGCTGAAAGACGGCACGGTTGTTGATGGTCAGCACGCGGCTGAGTCGCTAAAGATTCCGCGCGGCGAGCGTCCGTGGCTAGAGCTTAAACCGCCAGCTACGATCAATCCGAGAGCTCGTCAAGCAATTTTGGATGCCGATTTGGTGGTGATTGCGCCGGGGCTTTTATATGGTAGTTTGGCGCCAGCGTTATTGGTTCGAGGCGTTACTCGGGCGCTTGCTGAAACGAAGGCGAAGAAAGTCTATGTTTGCAATTTGGTCACCAAGCCAACGCAGACTGATGGATTTACCGTGGCGGATTTTGCGGATGAAATTGAGCGATTTTCAGGGGTGAATATGGATTATGTGCTTTACAATAACCATCGCCCGCCAGAGGAATTGATAAAGAAATATGCTCATGATGGCGAATATTTGGTCGAATGGGATAAGGAATTGCTGAAGAAAAAGCATTATTATGCGTCGGGCAAGCGTTTGATTGCTGATGACGTGTGGGTCAATACGAACTCCACCAGTGACCCATTGGCGGCTCAGCGTAGCTTGATTCGTCACGATGCCGACAGGGTGGCGCGCGAATTGATGCGGATTTATTTTGCCTAA
- a CDS encoding succinylglutamate desuccinylase/aspartoacylase domain-containing protein, protein MTKILAIISTHGNELLGPNMLSYMLNKRSELLEYVDFMVANPRAYSQNVRYVESDLNRSYGSNLDTYEARRSKAIEDRIKLLQPELVLDFHTTTAEQPDLLITANVEDKVSRDFINASAIKDVLVVEPLNDITTVAPHFVAYEVPNSHLNADLYERICTDIRKYLDGKVSDQEHTFYKMIGKILPEEVQADSGLENFVYSNTLGVIPSFLGEEAYRQDGTYAGFKLEKFI, encoded by the coding sequence ATGACGAAAATACTTGCAATTATTTCTACTCATGGCAATGAATTGCTGGGGCCGAATATGCTTTCGTACATGTTAAATAAACGTTCGGAGCTGTTGGAATATGTTGATTTTATGGTGGCTAATCCCAGAGCTTATTCGCAGAACGTTCGATACGTTGAGTCTGATTTGAATAGGAGTTATGGGTCTAATTTGGATACGTACGAAGCACGACGATCGAAAGCCATAGAGGATCGAATTAAGTTGTTGCAGCCAGAATTGGTGCTAGATTTTCATACGACCACTGCTGAGCAGCCAGATTTGCTAATTACCGCGAACGTGGAAGATAAAGTCTCTCGTGATTTTATTAATGCGAGTGCAATTAAAGATGTGTTAGTTGTTGAGCCGCTTAATGATATCACGACTGTAGCTCCGCATTTTGTAGCTTATGAGGTGCCAAATTCTCATTTGAATGCCGATTTATATGAACGGATCTGTACGGATATTCGGAAATATCTAGACGGAAAAGTGTCGGATCAAGAGCATACTTTTTATAAGATGATAGGGAAAATTTTGCCCGAAGAAGTTCAGGCGGATTCTGGTCTTGAGAATTTTGTATATAGTAATACGCTTGGGGTAATTCCGTCGTTCCTCGGAGAGGAAGCATATAGACAAGATGGCACGTATGCCGGTTTTAAGCTAGAAAAGTTCATATAA
- a CDS encoding response regulator — protein sequence MKKLLIVEDDKNWADILGKFAVDVGVEYRVAVFGGQAIEIIDDWQPDALILDMLLAGETAIALLNELRSYADLASLPIVVCTNIDVKMDDLRPLGVKAILNKTSMRPNEARAIFREVLNDGAE from the coding sequence ATGAAAAAACTGTTAATTGTTGAGGACGATAAGAATTGGGCGGATATCCTGGGCAAGTTTGCTGTGGATGTTGGCGTGGAATATCGAGTGGCGGTTTTTGGTGGTCAGGCGATTGAAATTATTGACGATTGGCAACCTGACGCTTTAATTTTGGATATGTTGTTGGCTGGTGAAACGGCGATTGCTCTGTTGAATGAGTTGCGGTCGTACGCGGATTTGGCGAGTTTGCCGATTGTGGTTTGTACGAATATCGACGTTAAAATGGACGATTTGCGTCCGCTTGGCGTGAAGGCGATTTTGAATAAAACATCGATGCGTCCGAATGAGGCGCGGGCAATTTTTCGCGAGGTTCTAAATGACGGGGCAGAGTGA
- the recO gene encoding DNA repair protein RecO, translating into MTGQSERVKAIVLRRTNYAEADRVLQLLTPKGRRSVIAKGVRRERSKLAGGIELFAICDVVIRSGRGDLGLLTSARLSAFYRHILEDYDRMQFAYSVMKLVSVASENIDEPEWYYVLSQVLEQLNNPAINQKLIETWFYLQYASLLGDELNLRTDVTTAALLPDKKYMYDNAEKGLRLAEQGDLGADAIKLLRLIQAKPLANVAQIGGITEVINDCWLTARQHAAV; encoded by the coding sequence ATGACGGGGCAGAGTGAACGAGTAAAAGCGATCGTTTTGAGGCGAACGAATTACGCCGAAGCTGACCGAGTTTTGCAATTATTAACGCCAAAAGGTCGACGTAGTGTAATCGCAAAAGGCGTGCGTCGGGAGCGCAGTAAATTGGCGGGCGGAATTGAATTATTCGCGATTTGCGATGTGGTTATTCGCTCTGGTCGGGGCGATTTGGGACTATTAACTTCCGCTCGATTGTCGGCTTTTTATCGGCATATTTTGGAAGATTATGATCGGATGCAGTTTGCATATTCGGTGATGAAACTGGTTTCTGTGGCGAGTGAAAACATTGACGAACCAGAGTGGTATTATGTGCTGAGTCAAGTTTTGGAGCAATTAAATAATCCCGCGATAAATCAAAAATTGATTGAAACGTGGTTTTATTTGCAATACGCAAGTTTGCTGGGTGATGAATTGAATCTTCGCACGGACGTAACGACAGCGGCGCTACTTCCTGATAAAAAATATATGTATGACAATGCAGAGAAAGGTTTGAGATTGGCGGAGCAGGGCGATTTGGGCGCAGACGCAATCAAGCTACTGAGGTTAATTCAGGCAAAACCACTCGCGAATGTGGCGCAAATTGGCGGAATAACTGAGGTTATAAACGATTGCTGGTTGACTGCCAGACAGCACGCCGCGGTGTAA